A stretch of Ischnura elegans chromosome 4, ioIscEleg1.1, whole genome shotgun sequence DNA encodes these proteins:
- the LOC124157881 gene encoding polypeptide N-acetylgalactosaminyltransferase 16-like — translation MVLLSVFRLPRIRKLFVTFCLLFSVSFILLSSSWLPSKARNLIRGTFFHSERRYPWDENIFDMESYLKLEEMEMNDNVFMAIPAITMSSIYKKVEFIPKELSQAEKYYKYSFNIEASHNVPLGRKLPDSRHPRCKDAVFERDNFLSSSIIITFHNEARSALLRTISSILMRTPASILEEIILVDDHSDNADDALLLSKISKVKVIRNERTEGVAQSRVRGAQEAEGEVLIFMDSHCEVNVGWMEPLVELVTAVPKALVSPALDRIDKDDFEYEATSTYFKGGFDWALHFKWIPLTSREKRQLGSPTHPFWSPVVAAGIFAVSKDWFFEIGAHDNELEATGAEDIEISLKSWLCGGSVYICPCSRVGNVFRNKYPQANHSSKAFIRNAKRVAEVWLDDYKIFFYEAQPSAYDIPTGSLEQPQAVKDYMDCKSFRWYLEGLYPELKFPTTEALAFGQIKQGLRCLTEKILLTNNYGAKGNQSLKVFKESTVHVEVCDERSSNQQGWTYGGRMKSAIHKSNKCLTVIPATQKRLKRQNILNKSGMPQKQKAKTTTKVGLGGNVTIALAECNQGMQQKWKRQGKLIYHDLYKKCLEICQLSSTRASLLSPMTLCLGTCSKGHSTQQWEFSIEVQPTRNKGFYFAH, via the exons ATGGTGCTGCTCAGCGTCTTCAGGCTGCCGCGCATTCGGAAGTTGTTCGTTACTTTCTGCCTACTCTTCAGCGTCTCCTTCATTCTCCTGTCTTCGTCCTGGTTGCCGTCAAAGGCAAGGAAC ctAATAAGGGGAACTTTTTTCCACTCCGAGAGGAGGTATCCatgggatgaaaatatttttgacatggAGAGCTATCTGAAGTTAGAAGAAATGGAAATGAATGATAACGTATTCATGGCGATACCGGCGATAACAATGAGTAGCATATATAAAAAAGTAGAATTCATTCCCAAGGAATTAAGTCAG gctgaaaaatattacaaatattcatTTAACATAGAAGCTAGCCACAATGTACCTTTGGGTAGAAAACTACCAGACAGCCGCCATCCCag ATGCAAAGATGCTGTATTTGAGAGGGACAATTTCCTCTCAAGCTCAATTATAATAACATTTCACAATGAGGCAAGATCGGCTTTGCTAAGAACGATATCAAG TATCCTCATGAGAACACCAGCAAGTATTcttgaggaaattattttagtGGATGACCATAGTGACAATG ctgatgaCGCTCTCTTGCTTTCCAAAATTTCAAAGGTTAAAGTGATCAGAAATGAAAGAACAGAAG GAGTGGCTCAGTCAAGGGTAAGAGGGGCACAGGAGGCTGAAGGAGAAGTTCTCATTTTTATGGATTCTCATTGTGAAGTGAATGTTGGATGGATGGAGCCCCTTGTGGAGCTTGTCACTGCA GTACCAAAAGCTCTTGTTAGCCCAGCTCTAGACAGAATTGACAAAGATGACTTTGAATATGAAGCCACATCAACCTATTTTAAAGGAG gTTTTGATTGGGCTCTACATTTCAAATGGATACCATTGACTTCTCGTGAAAAGAGACAACTAGGGAGTCCAACCCATCCTTTTTG gagtcCTGTTGTCGCTGCAGGAATATTTGCAGTGAGCAAAGACTGGTTCTTTGAGATAGGTGCCCATGATAATGAGTTGGAGGCAACTGGAGCTGAAGACATAG AAATATCACTGAAGAGTTGGCTGTGCGGAGGCAGTGTGTATATTTGCCCTTGCAGTCGAGTTGGCAATGTATTTCGCAATAAGTATCCTCAAGCCAATCACTCAAGTAAAGCATTCATTAG gaatgcCAAGAGGGTTGCTGAAGTATGGCTAGATGActataagatttttttttacgaaGCACAACCATCAGCATATGACATTCCCACCGGAAG TTTGGAGCAACCACAAGCAGTTAAAGACTATATGGATTGCAAATCTTTCCGCTGGTACTTGGAAGGCCTCTATCCAGAACTAAA GTTTCCCACAACTGAAGCCCTAGCATTTGGCCAAATCAAACAAGGCTTAAGATGTTTAACAGAGAAAATATTGCTGACAAACAATTATGGAGCAAAGGGAAACCAGAGCCTAAAAGTATTTAAAG AAAGCACAGTCCATGTTGAAGTGTGTGATGAAAGATCTTCCAACCAGCAAGGCTGGACTTACGGTGGGAGGATGAAATCGGCCATACATAAGTCAAACAAATGTTTAACTGTGATTCCTGCCACTCAGAAGAGATTAAAAAGACAGAACATACTCAACAAAAGTGGAATGCCTCAAAAACAGAAAGCAAAAACTACAACCAAAGTTGGACTCGGTGGCAATGTGACTATTGCCCTGGCAGAATGTAATCAAGGGATGCAACAG AAATGGAAGAGGCAAGGTAAATTAATCTACCATGATCTTTATAAGAAGTGCCTGGAGATATGCCAACTGTCAAGCACTCGAGCATCATTATTGTCACCAATGACTCTTTGCTTGGGCACATGTTCCAAGGGACATTCTACACAACAATGGGAATTCTCAATTGAAGTGCAACCAACAAGAAATAAAGGATTTTATTTTGCCCATTGA